One window of the Asticcacaulis sp. SL142 genome contains the following:
- a CDS encoding energy transducer TonB family protein, which translates to MIEPPKFRLRDNVPVILLGVIVLAALVLAVMYLWPKGDAVRTERVIQEIALATPPPPPEPPKPEEKVIEEPEEVAPVEQPSPQPPSPTPSEQPSDAPPSPSTEAAGLDRLADAGSDSFRLSSGKGGGLFGRGGGGGGGDWDAAVALHITRALQRDPRTRSAKGSVRVAVNIDAKGQFTSARLLSSTGDPELDAHIRAVLSEIAPMSRGRPPGISGSTNLTINLKRSAG; encoded by the coding sequence ATGATTGAACCTCCCAAGTTCAGGCTGCGGGACAACGTGCCGGTGATCCTGCTGGGCGTGATTGTTCTGGCCGCCCTGGTTCTGGCCGTCATGTACTTATGGCCCAAGGGCGACGCGGTGCGCACGGAGCGGGTGATCCAGGAAATTGCCCTGGCCACCCCGCCACCGCCGCCGGAGCCGCCCAAGCCGGAAGAAAAGGTGATTGAGGAACCCGAAGAAGTTGCGCCGGTTGAGCAGCCTTCGCCGCAACCGCCGTCGCCCACGCCGTCTGAGCAGCCTTCAGACGCACCACCGTCACCCTCCACAGAAGCCGCCGGTCTCGACCGGCTGGCGGATGCGGGATCTGACAGCTTTCGCCTGAGCTCCGGCAAGGGCGGGGGCCTGTTTGGTCGCGGCGGCGGCGGGGGCGGCGGTGACTGGGATGCGGCGGTGGCCCTCCACATCACCCGCGCCCTGCAACGCGATCCGCGCACCCGAAGCGCCAAAGGCAGTGTCAGGGTGGCGGTCAATATCGATGCGAAAGGCCAGTTCACCTCAGCGCGTTTGTTATCCAGTACAGGCGATCCGGAGCTTGATGCGCACATCCGCGCGGTCCTGTCCGAGATCGCTCCCATGAGCCGTGGGCGTCCGCCCGGCATTAGCGGTTCGACCAATCTCACTATCAATCTGAAACGATCCGCCGGTTAA
- a CDS encoding ExbD/TolR family protein, which translates to MKLQSKRKPYDDINITPMVDLTFVLLVIFILMTTAAIQGVKVNLPKASSSFSLAQPTTKAITVDSAGQIYLDTFPVTLDELESELRP; encoded by the coding sequence ATGAAACTTCAATCCAAGCGTAAACCCTACGACGACATCAACATTACGCCGATGGTCGATCTGACCTTCGTGCTGCTGGTGATCTTCATCCTGATGACGACGGCCGCCATCCAGGGCGTCAAGGTCAACCTGCCCAAGGCGTCAAGCTCGTTTAGTCTGGCCCAGCCGACGACCAAGGCGATCACGGTCGATAGTGCCGGCCAGATCTATCTCGACACCTTTCCGGTGACGCTGGATGAGCTGGAATCCGAGTTGCGACCCTGA
- a CDS encoding putative porin, with protein MSLRTSLFAGSALLLSLAVTTPALAQSSDVGIEILQLLVDEGVIPHAKAQEILTKARQADAAKRETEAAKTASTTIDVAYVPETVRAQIKAEVKQEVVAQAKSEGWVAPNTLPDWVDRIKISGDFRARFQNEDFPTSVITNGIVVEGNPPVFPNAAAINRAGGVNIADGFPLLNSTIDRRRSNYRARLKFEADINDKVSVGLRLASGNDNNPVTTNTSFGDYFSKDEIWIDQAYVNVKPIKGLTLTAGRMPNPFYATDLVWDADINLEGLAVSGDYGFNDSLKIFGTAAVLPLQEREIYDDSYLYAAQAGVGGQFASQFGYKAAVSYYDFSNVQSTVNAPNSRLTDWSAPKYLSKGNSLVNLRTDGTTFLAGLASKYELMAFTGQLTYGTGPRQYRLSGEVVKNQGHDTAELLALGLQDSGDTGYQIRFDAGYPVVSERNQWRVAAAFKHVEADAVLDVFTDSDFGLGGTDSEGYILEGEYGVYKNSSVSATWLSSDSIDGLPFSVDVLQLNFNTRF; from the coding sequence ATGTCTCTTCGTACCTCCCTTTTTGCCGGCAGCGCCTTGCTCCTGTCGCTGGCGGTCACCACACCGGCCCTGGCTCAGTCCAGCGATGTCGGCATTGAAATCCTGCAGTTGCTGGTCGATGAGGGGGTTATTCCTCATGCCAAGGCTCAGGAGATCCTGACCAAGGCCCGCCAGGCTGATGCCGCCAAGCGCGAAACTGAGGCCGCCAAGACCGCCTCCACGACCATTGACGTCGCCTATGTGCCGGAAACCGTGCGCGCGCAGATCAAGGCTGAGGTCAAGCAGGAAGTGGTCGCTCAGGCCAAGTCCGAAGGTTGGGTGGCACCCAACACTCTGCCGGATTGGGTGGACCGCATCAAGATCAGCGGCGACTTCCGCGCCCGCTTCCAGAATGAAGACTTCCCGACCTCGGTCATCACCAACGGGATCGTGGTCGAAGGCAACCCGCCGGTATTCCCGAATGCCGCCGCTATCAACCGCGCCGGTGGCGTTAATATCGCTGACGGCTTTCCTTTGTTGAACTCAACCATCGACCGTCGCCGTTCCAACTACCGCGCCCGTCTCAAGTTCGAGGCGGACATTAATGACAAGGTGTCGGTGGGCTTACGTCTGGCGTCGGGCAATGACAACAATCCGGTAACGACCAACACCAGCTTTGGCGACTACTTCTCCAAGGATGAAATCTGGATCGATCAGGCCTATGTCAATGTCAAGCCGATCAAGGGCCTGACCCTGACGGCGGGCCGGATGCCCAATCCGTTCTACGCGACCGATCTGGTCTGGGATGCGGACATCAATCTTGAAGGTCTGGCTGTGTCTGGTGACTATGGCTTTAATGACAGCCTGAAGATCTTTGGCACGGCGGCGGTTCTGCCGTTGCAGGAGCGCGAAATCTACGACGACAGCTACCTCTATGCCGCGCAGGCCGGTGTCGGCGGCCAGTTTGCCAGCCAGTTCGGCTACAAGGCCGCCGTCAGCTATTACGACTTCAGCAATGTTCAGAGCACGGTCAATGCGCCGAACTCGCGCCTGACCGACTGGTCAGCGCCGAAGTACCTGTCCAAGGGCAACTCACTGGTCAATCTGCGCACCGATGGCACGACCTTCCTCGCGGGTCTGGCCTCCAAATATGAACTGATGGCGTTTACCGGTCAGCTTACTTACGGCACAGGGCCGCGTCAGTACCGCCTCTCCGGCGAAGTGGTCAAAAACCAGGGTCACGACACGGCGGAACTGCTGGCCCTGGGCCTGCAGGACTCCGGCGATACCGGTTATCAGATCCGCTTTGATGCCGGTTATCCGGTTGTCTCTGAGCGTAACCAGTGGCGGGTAGCGGCAGCCTTCAAGCATGTCGAAGCCGATGCGGTTCTGGACGTGTTTACCGACTCCGACTTCGGCCTCGGCGGCACCGACAGCGAAGGCTACATCCTTGAGGGGGAATACGGCGTCTATAAAAACTCAAGCGTGAGCGCGACCTGGCTGTCGTCGGACTCGATCGACGGCCTGCCGTTCTCGGTCGATGTCCTGCAACTCAACTTCAACACCCGCTTTTAA
- a CDS encoding ExbD/TolR family protein has product MVIKGDRVSQYGRIMEVLDVCGRVGITQIGLVSERVRSS; this is encoded by the coding sequence GTGGTCATCAAGGGGGACCGTGTCTCTCAATATGGCCGCATCATGGAAGTTCTGGATGTGTGCGGTCGTGTCGGTATCACCCAGATCGGTCTGGTCAGCGAACGCGTACGGAGTTCGTAG
- a CDS encoding ShlB/FhaC/HecB family hemolysin secretion/activation protein, which yields MLSNKWLFASAIALGCGLAVSVQAQEAVSEPVGEAEASAEDDDRRLDVMNYRIEGNTVLTRMDIEGAVLPYLGPQRKVSDVEAARLALMKAYHAKGFETVDVRIPEQDVRGGIIRFEVVELKVGRLRVNDSRYFSPEDIKAQLPSLAEGGVPNYKNVASEIAGANKSADRMVTPTLRAGDTPGTVDVDINVEDKLPLHGSIEINDRASSRTKRARLSAGISYGNLFQMGHSLNLQAQVTPEKPEESWVVSASYVAPIRDTPWTIVGYGVHSDSDVAALGGINVLGSGDIFGLRGIYTKITGEAETARVHQITMGIDYKSFKEDLVLGDSTGKTPIDYIPLTVQYTQSQRTEDFDFDFSVGVNLGLRGLDATNNEFALKRYGAKANWVVLRSDVGYRHKFDNDWRAGAKVAMQFAGRPVISNEQFSAGGLDSVRAFYESQDLGDDGISVQFQVDTPSFHKKAGTWLNEARAFAFADDAALRIYKPLAGQAETTDLSSIGAGITVRALERLNASVLLAHP from the coding sequence ATGCTTTCGAATAAGTGGCTTTTTGCCAGTGCGATAGCGCTTGGCTGTGGCTTGGCTGTGTCTGTACAGGCGCAGGAGGCGGTTTCAGAGCCGGTGGGTGAAGCTGAGGCCTCTGCAGAAGATGATGATCGTCGTCTTGACGTTATGAACTACCGGATTGAAGGCAATACGGTTCTGACGCGGATGGATATTGAGGGTGCGGTTTTGCCGTATCTGGGCCCGCAGCGGAAGGTATCTGATGTTGAGGCCGCGCGTCTGGCGCTGATGAAGGCCTATCACGCCAAGGGCTTTGAGACGGTTGATGTGCGCATCCCTGAGCAGGACGTGCGGGGCGGGATTATCCGGTTTGAGGTGGTTGAACTGAAGGTCGGGCGTCTGCGGGTTAATGACAGCCGTTACTTCTCGCCGGAAGATATCAAGGCGCAACTGCCGTCATTGGCTGAGGGCGGCGTGCCGAACTACAAGAATGTGGCCAGCGAGATCGCCGGGGCCAACAAGTCGGCGGATCGTATGGTTACGCCGACACTGCGGGCGGGTGATACGCCCGGCACGGTCGATGTCGATATCAATGTCGAAGATAAGCTGCCGCTGCATGGCTCAATTGAGATCAACGACCGGGCGTCAAGCCGCACCAAGCGGGCGCGCCTTTCGGCCGGCATCAGTTATGGCAACCTGTTCCAGATGGGCCATAGCCTGAACCTGCAGGCCCAGGTGACACCGGAGAAGCCGGAAGAATCGTGGGTGGTATCGGCCTCCTATGTGGCGCCTATCCGCGACACCCCGTGGACGATTGTCGGCTACGGCGTTCACTCAGACAGCGACGTGGCCGCTCTGGGCGGGATCAATGTTCTGGGGTCGGGCGATATTTTTGGTCTGCGGGGTATCTACACCAAGATCACCGGCGAGGCCGAGACGGCGCGGGTGCATCAGATTACGATGGGTATCGACTACAAGAGCTTCAAGGAAGATCTGGTTCTTGGAGACAGCACAGGCAAAACGCCGATCGACTATATTCCGCTGACTGTACAGTACACGCAGTCGCAGCGGACTGAGGATTTTGATTTTGACTTCAGCGTCGGGGTCAATCTGGGTCTGCGCGGACTTGACGCTACTAACAATGAGTTTGCGCTTAAGCGTTATGGTGCCAAGGCCAACTGGGTCGTTTTGCGCTCTGACGTGGGCTACCGGCACAAGTTTGACAATGACTGGCGCGCGGGTGCCAAGGTGGCGATGCAGTTTGCGGGTCGTCCGGTGATCTCGAACGAGCAGTTCTCGGCGGGCGGTCTTGATAGTGTCCGTGCCTTTTATGAAAGCCAGGACTTAGGCGACGACGGCATCTCGGTGCAGTTTCAGGTCGATACACCATCCTTCCATAAAAAAGCGGGGACATGGCTGAACGAGGCGCGGGCGTTTGCGTTTGCCGACGATGCGGCGCTGCGCATTTATAAGCCGCTGGCCGGTCAGGCTGAGACCACGGATCTGTCGAGCATTGGGGCGGGTATTACCGTGCGGGCGCTGGAGCGGCTTAACGCCTCGGTGCTTTTGGCGCACCCCTGA
- a CDS encoding MotA/TolQ/ExbB proton channel family protein, which yields MAFKKFLVAAVAAAVLPTSAMAWWDEGYAERRSVTLNAGAIKGLTSEVKRAPVLVRLHSGVLDFTQTKPDGSDLRFVAGDDKAPLNYHIERFDPLAELALIWVDVPTVAPGANQTIWLYYGNETAKPVSDAGKTYDGEYSLVLNLNENAAVPVDQTANANRLSAANTKPTLEGLIAGGLSLNAQSQVRVAPSASLNVPAGGKMTVSAWVKPAAGVAVAGDTVLYTKLSAGGEGAPSRLTVGLRDGAPFVRLGANEAVAATPLPEGTWAHVAATADGETVTLYVNGAPAGSFAAALPELGGEEVIGTVSGVTGFSGDIDEVNRANAARSAAYIALQAQSQGRSSGFATVATEAEDAGAANHDYMRILISALTPDAWVVIILLTIMSVLSWIIMVMKGQLFGRTNRANRKFLEIYQTATRGQGAHTGLTNKDLSSQHPNASVARLFSIGQDELRQRMAEAKDLGSKYAIAPQSVAAIRSALDAGHVREEQRLAKWMVLLTIAISGGPFLGLLGTVLGVMITFAGVAAAGEVNITAIAPGIAAALLATVAGLAVAIPALFGYNYLTSQLDNISADNQVFVDELEKRIAETYRNSDR from the coding sequence ATGGCTTTCAAGAAGTTTTTAGTGGCGGCGGTGGCGGCGGCGGTATTGCCGACCTCGGCGATGGCGTGGTGGGATGAGGGCTATGCTGAGCGTCGTTCGGTCACGCTGAACGCCGGTGCGATCAAGGGGCTGACCTCTGAGGTTAAGCGCGCGCCGGTACTGGTGCGGTTGCACAGCGGGGTGCTTGATTTTACGCAAACCAAGCCCGATGGCAGCGATTTGCGCTTTGTGGCGGGCGACGATAAGGCGCCGCTGAACTACCACATCGAACGCTTTGATCCTCTGGCAGAGCTGGCGCTGATCTGGGTGGACGTGCCCACAGTGGCGCCCGGTGCCAACCAGACGATCTGGCTTTACTACGGTAACGAAACGGCCAAGCCGGTGTCGGATGCGGGCAAGACCTATGACGGTGAATATAGCCTGGTTCTGAACCTGAACGAGAATGCGGCGGTGCCGGTTGATCAGACGGCCAATGCCAATCGCCTGAGTGCGGCCAATACCAAGCCAACGCTGGAAGGCCTGATTGCCGGGGGGTTGAGCCTTAACGCCCAAAGCCAGGTGCGAGTGGCCCCCAGTGCGTCGCTCAATGTGCCCGCGGGCGGCAAGATGACGGTCTCGGCCTGGGTTAAACCGGCGGCCGGTGTGGCCGTGGCCGGAGATACCGTGCTCTACACCAAGCTGAGCGCGGGTGGGGAAGGGGCACCATCGCGCCTGACCGTCGGGCTTCGCGACGGTGCGCCTTTCGTGCGTCTGGGCGCCAATGAGGCGGTCGCGGCAACCCCTTTGCCGGAAGGCACCTGGGCCCATGTGGCGGCCACGGCCGATGGCGAGACGGTGACACTTTACGTCAATGGCGCACCCGCCGGATCGTTTGCCGCGGCCTTACCTGAACTGGGCGGCGAAGAGGTTATTGGTACAGTCTCAGGTGTCACGGGCTTTAGCGGCGATATCGACGAAGTTAATCGTGCCAATGCCGCCCGCTCGGCGGCCTATATCGCCCTTCAGGCCCAGTCTCAGGGACGCTCGTCCGGGTTTGCCACTGTGGCGACCGAGGCTGAGGATGCCGGTGCGGCTAATCACGACTACATGCGCATCCTGATCAGCGCCCTGACCCCGGATGCCTGGGTGGTGATCATTCTGCTGACGATCATGTCGGTGCTCTCCTGGATCATCATGGTCATGAAGGGGCAATTGTTTGGCCGCACCAACCGGGCCAACCGCAAGTTCCTTGAGATCTATCAGACGGCGACGCGCGGCCAGGGGGCTCATACGGGCCTGACCAATAAGGATCTGTCGTCGCAGCACCCTAACGCCTCTGTGGCGCGTCTGTTCTCGATCGGTCAGGACGAACTGCGCCAGCGGATGGCAGAGGCCAAAGATCTGGGCTCAAAATATGCCATTGCCCCGCAATCGGTGGCGGCGATCCGCTCCGCCCTTGATGCCGGCCATGTGCGCGAAGAACAGCGCCTGGCCAAGTGGATGGTGCTGTTGACCATTGCGATCTCCGGCGGTCCGTTCCTGGGCCTTTTGGGGACGGTCTTGGGGGTTATGATCACCTTTGCGGGTGTGGCGGCGGCCGGTGAAGTCAATATCACCGCCATCGCCCCGGGTATTGCGGCCGCTTTGCTTGCGACCGTGGCCGGTCTTGCGGTCGCGATCCCGGCCCTGTTTGGCTACAACTATCTGACCAGTCAGCTTGATAATATCTCCGCCGACAATCAGGTGTTTGTCGACGAACTGGAAAAGCGCATCGCCGAAACCTACCGCAACAGTGACCGGTAA